A stretch of the Capsicum annuum cultivar UCD-10X-F1 chromosome 8, UCD10Xv1.1, whole genome shotgun sequence genome encodes the following:
- the LOC107879937 gene encoding endo-1,4-beta-xylanase 5-like: MTKKGGESCRDDSYGCHGAASISVLGKMRRERSREEGRLYGFLNFLKKLVGKDRRLIGKGDRSLGQDQQNWNNGMFLDGYLMEALNTDADADADADVDAKSKIKQCRNCTTKYRGFLDMGRLKIANFEIFCLKAYAHDYDYSYTAECLKNPLKPQYNGGIVVNSELNDGLNGWSLAGDAKIKNNVSSDGNKFIVASERKGPNHGFSQTFQLDKDKFYVISGWVQVNHGDDTSIAVIFKTQDGFQHAAWVIAKSGCWSMFKGGLANASGPAQLYFETNNTAIDIWADSISVQPFSQEEWERHQNQSIEKVRKSKVAIQVVDSQGKPLPNATIALEQGRADFPFGVAINANILDNTAYQNWFFSRFKVTVFEDEMKWYSTEVTQGNVNYSKADAMVKLCKSKGVAVRGHNILWDNPKLQPNWVPALSPQQLSIASDKRVESVVAKYKGEIFHWDVINENLHFNFFESKLGPNASTHFFRLASQFDNTTMFLNEFFTIEKTYETSSPANYLKKIKQLRTEGYGGPLGIGLQGHFSLPIPPYIRSALDMLASAKLPIWITELDVTNSTNQVKFLDQIIKEVVSHPAVEGVLIWSGWKRYGCYRMCLTDNNFKNLPTGNVVDKARVTLSHEGLVGITNAEGYFETSLFHGDYKAIVAHPSVPKSFQYNFTVTPNGGSDHVKSLSYKFTTV; this comes from the exons ATGACTAAAAAGGGAGGGGAATCTTGCAGGGATGACAGCTATGGCTGCCACGGCGCAGctagtatttcagttttgggaAAGATGAGAAGAGAGAGGAGCAGAGAAGAAGGAAGGTTGTATGGTTTtctgaattttttgaaaaagttggTGGGGAAAGATCGTAGGCTTATTGGGAAGGGGGACAGGTCACTT GGACAGGATCAGCAAAATTGGAACAATGGGATGTTTTTGGATGGCTACTTAATGGAAGCTCTAAACACCGATGCCGATGCCGATGCCGATGCCGATGTCGATGCCAAATCAAAGATCAAACAATGTAGAAACTGTACCACAAAATACAGAGGTTTTCTTGATATGGGAAGATTGAAAATTGCGAACTTTGAAATCTTTT gTCTCAAAGCTTATGCACACGACTATGACTACAGTTATACAGCCGAG TGTTTGAAAAATCCTCTCAAACCTCAGTATAATGGAGGGATAGTGGTAAATTCAGAACTTAATGATGGATTAAATGGATGGTCTCTTGCGGGAGATGCTAAAATCAAAAACAACGTTTCAAGTGATGGAAACAAATTCATCGTTGCCTCAGAGAGGAAAGGACCAAATCATGGGTTCTCACAAACATTTCAACTGGATAAAGACAAGTTCTATGTCATTTCTG GATGGGTACAAGTGAACCATGGTGATGATACCAGTATAGCAGTCATATTCAAGACACAAGATGGTTTTCAACATGCTGCTTGGGTCATTGCTAAATCTGGTTGTTGGTCCATGTTTAAGGGTGGACTAGCTAATGCTTCTGGTCCTGCTCAGCTCTATTTTGAG acCAATAATACAGCAATCGACATATGGGCAGATAGTATTTCAGTACAACCATTCAGCCAAGAAGAGTGGGAGCGCCATCAAAATCAAAGCATTGAAAAG GTACGCAAAAGCAAAGTGGCAATCCAAGTAGTTGACTCACAAGGCAAGCCTTTACCTAACGCAACAATCGCCTTAGAACAAGGAAGAGCCGATTTCCCATTTGGTGTTGCAATCAATGCAAACATCCTTGACAACACTGCTTATCAAAACTGGTTCTTCTCAAGATTCAAGGTCACAGTATTTGAAGATGAAATGAAATGGTACAGTACCGAGGTAACTCAAGGCAATGTAAACTACTCAAAAGCTGATGCAATGGTCAAATTATGCAAGAGCAAAGGTGTTGCTGTCCGAGGCCATAATATATTGTGGGATAACCCCAAACTTCAACCAAATTGGGTTCCTGCACTTTCGCCACAACAACTCTCTATTGCTTCAGATAAAAGGGTGGAGTCAGTCGTCGCAAAATATAAAGGCGAAATCTTTCATTGGGATGTTATTAATGAAAATCTTCACTTCAACTTCTTCGAGAGTAAACTTGGTCCAAATGCATCTACTCACTTTTTTCGTTTGGCTTCTCAGTTTGATAATACGACTATGTTCTTGAATGAATTTTTTACAATAGAAAAAACATACGAAACATCATCACCAGCAAATTACCTCAAGAAGATTAAACAATTAAGGACAGAAGGGTATGGTGGTCCTCTTGGAATTGGATTGCAAGGACATTTTTCTTTGCCGATCCCTCCTTATATTAGGTCCGCACTCGATATGCTTGCTTCTGCAAAATTGCCTATCTGGATCACTGAGTTGGATGTTACTAATTCCACAAATCAG GTAAAATTCTTGGATCAAATTATAAAGGAGGTAGTTAGTCACCCAGCTGTTGAAGGCGTACTAATTTGGTCCGGATGGAAACGATATGGATGTTATCGGATGTGTTTGACTGATAACAATTTCAAAAATTTGCCTACTGGAAATGTTGTGGACAAAGCTCGTGTGACATTGTCACACGAGGGTTTGGTTGGGATTACAAATGCAGAGGGTTATTTTGAGACTTCACTGTTTCATGGAGATTACAAAGCCATTGTTGCTCATCCTTCGGTTCCAAAGTCATTTCAATACAATTTTACAGTGACGCCCAATGGTGGAAGTGATCATGTGAAATCATTAAGTTACAAATTCACTACTGTATGa